Proteins found in one Geomonas subterranea genomic segment:
- a CDS encoding HNH endonuclease, translating into MTLNAIDGKVYAPVGYCIYCGSTENLQKEHIIPLGLSGTAVLPKSSCPQCARITGNQEQVVLRGPLWAVRVYRDLHSRTKHRDAPKEYPLTIERNDIEEVISLNANEYPILLHFPVFTAPALINPEGYTSGIRLDGIATVSFGIEPEDVARKLGATALSITQKNDPVSFARVIAKIAYSTAFAEGALAGVSDTEAILPAILGETDNIGKWVGTLPGQAEKFDGHLHRVTLHRDIMAGFLIAEVHLFSDSSAPRYGVILGTLEMQAF; encoded by the coding sequence ATGACGTTAAATGCCATCGACGGTAAAGTTTACGCTCCTGTCGGATACTGTATTTACTGTGGTTCAACTGAAAATCTGCAGAAAGAACATATAATTCCTTTGGGCCTTAGTGGGACCGCAGTGCTTCCTAAATCCTCTTGTCCGCAATGTGCACGCATCACTGGCAATCAAGAGCAAGTTGTGCTTAGAGGACCACTCTGGGCAGTACGTGTCTATCGAGACTTGCACTCTAGGACTAAGCATCGTGATGCTCCCAAGGAGTACCCATTAACAATCGAACGAAATGATATTGAAGAAGTTATCAGTCTAAACGCAAATGAATATCCTATACTACTCCATTTTCCAGTTTTCACAGCCCCTGCTTTAATTAACCCAGAAGGGTACACAAGTGGTATTCGCCTTGACGGCATAGCTACGGTCTCATTTGGCATAGAGCCGGAGGACGTTGCGAGGAAGCTAGGTGCAACCGCGCTATCTATCACTCAGAAAAACGATCCGGTGTCATTTGCACGTGTCATCGCAAAAATAGCCTATTCAACTGCATTTGCTGAAGGTGCGTTGGCAGGTGTTTCCGATACAGAGGCTATATTACCTGCAATTTTGGGAGAAACAGATAACATCGGGAAATGGGTTGGGACACTACCAGGGCAGGCGGAAAAGTTTGACGGGCATTTACACAGGGTTACCTTGCATAGGGATATAATGGCAGGTTTCCTTATCGCTGAGGTTCACCTCTTTAGTGACTCGTCGGCTCCACGCTATGGTGTGATACTTGGAACGCTGGAAATGCAAGCGTTCTGA
- a CDS encoding tyrosine-type recombinase/integrase, whose protein sequence is MLPKDLEKRLVNQYLNSYATALQAEATGQEFTGTEADTLGLSKLFDDCAKGHLAWEKETFATADQYEGSSDTRAISATMRAEMFKLLLASKSTMVTDGLVQEVAKRLKKNPGIKLTDAECKSLALQLNNADKVVHEVESAMLRGEWSPLELLQQKIAKGLETPYYDLKTVLAKYREHYLNSKPNVAEGTRKDMLVECRVLLEIMGNVGISDFNSMDSVTKLKGILLKYPLNKQQRYGDKSIHAILKSEKLYEKISLKTANTYLDRAKDVVRYAGKHEMLNKSANVYEGERFAVAKAAQEDRAAYDSADVARLIDAICTQPLQGQSTPYPERFWIILIALFHGLRLGNIVELTKEDICQTDRGLWIFDLRRGKTKATVRPVAICDTLLLLGFLEWVEQLPRKKLFQDSSRSFSAWYNRDEVNKKTGQHFRGFESRYVTTDKKKCLYSIRHHFAGNVFEVTEDFMVTSNMLGHSTEQKVGARYIKATKAKALKEVTDKMRMDIDLDMLEARAQELFFK, encoded by the coding sequence ATGTTACCTAAGGATCTTGAAAAGCGGCTCGTGAACCAGTACCTGAACAGCTACGCCACGGCACTGCAGGCTGAAGCCACCGGCCAGGAGTTCACCGGCACAGAGGCTGACACCCTGGGCCTGTCAAAGCTGTTTGACGATTGCGCAAAGGGTCACCTCGCCTGGGAGAAAGAAACCTTCGCCACTGCGGATCAATACGAGGGTAGCTCAGACACCCGCGCTATCTCGGCTACCATGCGAGCGGAGATGTTTAAGCTGCTGCTCGCCTCCAAAAGCACGATGGTCACAGACGGCCTTGTCCAAGAGGTTGCCAAGAGGCTGAAGAAAAATCCAGGGATCAAGCTAACCGATGCTGAGTGCAAATCACTGGCGCTCCAGTTGAACAACGCAGACAAGGTAGTCCACGAGGTCGAGAGCGCGATGCTGCGCGGGGAGTGGTCCCCCCTGGAACTACTACAGCAAAAAATCGCCAAGGGCCTGGAAACTCCTTACTACGACCTCAAGACCGTGCTGGCGAAGTACAGGGAGCATTATCTAAATTCTAAACCGAATGTCGCAGAAGGTACTCGCAAAGATATGCTGGTAGAGTGTCGGGTTTTGCTGGAGATTATGGGAAACGTCGGCATTTCAGATTTCAACTCAATGGACTCTGTTACAAAGCTGAAAGGAATTTTACTGAAGTACCCGCTTAACAAACAACAACGGTACGGCGACAAGTCGATACATGCAATTTTGAAGTCTGAGAAGCTATACGAGAAGATAAGTCTAAAGACCGCAAACACCTATCTTGACCGCGCCAAAGACGTTGTGAGGTATGCGGGGAAACACGAAATGCTAAACAAGTCAGCGAACGTGTACGAGGGCGAGCGGTTCGCCGTGGCTAAGGCTGCTCAGGAAGACCGGGCAGCTTACGATTCGGCAGATGTTGCAAGACTGATTGATGCAATCTGCACGCAGCCGCTGCAGGGCCAAAGTACGCCCTACCCTGAGCGGTTCTGGATTATCTTGATCGCGCTGTTTCACGGCCTGCGCCTGGGAAACATTGTCGAGCTGACGAAAGAAGACATTTGTCAGACCGACCGGGGGCTGTGGATCTTCGATCTACGGCGTGGAAAAACCAAAGCCACGGTTCGCCCGGTGGCAATCTGCGACACCCTGCTGCTCTTGGGCTTCTTAGAGTGGGTCGAACAGCTACCTCGAAAGAAATTGTTCCAAGACTCCTCCAGGAGCTTCAGCGCGTGGTACAACCGGGACGAGGTTAACAAGAAGACAGGCCAGCACTTCAGGGGATTCGAGAGTCGATACGTAACCACGGACAAGAAAAAGTGCCTTTACAGCATCAGACACCACTTCGCCGGCAACGTCTTCGAGGTCACCGAGGACTTCATGGTTACATCCAACATGCTGGGCCATAGCACCGAGCAGAAAGTTGGTGCTCGTTACATTAAGGCAACTAAAGCCAAGGCGCTAAAGGAGGTCACGGACAAGATGCGGATGGACATCGACCTGGACATGCTTGAGGCCAGAGCGCAGGAGTTGTTCTTTAAATAA
- a CDS encoding DUF1573 domain-containing protein: protein MKRRPFIYLLLLFANLFGASVARAAPELLVDRGTFNFGTVAQGKKVQHSFAIKNNGDAPLQIKKLDASCGCTAAKPSASLVAPGKSAEIEVTFDSASFSGKVAKTVTLTSNAGKTPVYTFTLEGTVLEQLQVTPRQVSLGAVGSSTPTLGKVSITNNGNATVKLLNVSVTSSSLQIKATIRKGELRPGETGSIEISVLAKPEAKILSGYLHITTSHPQKKEITVPVYASIPK, encoded by the coding sequence ATGAAACGCCGTCCTTTTATATACCTTCTCCTCCTGTTCGCCAACCTGTTCGGTGCATCCGTCGCCCGGGCGGCACCGGAACTCCTCGTGGACCGGGGCACTTTCAACTTCGGCACCGTTGCACAAGGGAAGAAAGTCCAGCACTCCTTCGCGATCAAAAACAACGGGGATGCGCCCTTGCAGATCAAGAAACTGGATGCGTCCTGCGGCTGCACCGCCGCCAAGCCCTCCGCCTCGCTGGTGGCGCCGGGCAAGAGCGCTGAGATAGAGGTCACCTTCGACTCGGCTTCATTCTCCGGCAAGGTAGCGAAGACGGTGACCCTCACCAGCAACGCCGGCAAGACCCCGGTCTACACCTTCACCCTGGAGGGGACCGTGCTCGAGCAGTTGCAGGTCACGCCGCGACAGGTGAGCCTGGGCGCGGTAGGCAGCAGCACTCCCACGCTGGGCAAGGTAAGCATCACCAACAACGGTAACGCGACCGTCAAGCTGCTGAACGTGAGCGTCACCTCCTCGTCGCTGCAGATCAAAGCGACGATCAGGAAGGGAGAACTGAGGCCCGGCGAGACCGGAAGCATAGAGATATCAGTACTGGCGAAGCCGGAAGCCAAGATTCTGAGCGGATACCTGCACATCACCACAAGTCATCCCCAGAAGAAGGAGATTACGGTTCCGGTGTACGCATCCATCCCCAAATAG
- a CDS encoding zinc-ribbon domain-containing protein translates to MILQCDQCNTKFRLDDSKLKPGGVKVRCSKCRHVFVAGAEQRAEESDFDALLSGLGAPTPAQAAAPPSAQAGEEASLPESGAESAASQQDDAFGFDVAPESEVKAGSAPAGAEAAVSGDFDFGDINVETGMPAGQEAPLPAAGEFGEIEFNEEPVAAAPRTPAAPDLDFGELSFDEPPAATTEPAPAAADSSLDFGDFSFEEPAPAGKEEAAPPVADAMAFGELSFEESAPQAKEERGAAAQPAEDAFDFGEFSFDENPAPAQEVPAETPAVDFGEFSFEETPAAAKEEAAPAETDAVEFGDFSFEEPAASQNEEPAPAAGDSFDFGDFSFEETTAPAQAQSSEPEPTSFSFTEEAVAAAPVTPDYQNEEGEVPGEMAAPARQGGEQGVHPPGTRNSASAISPSRKRPRRLPPATRMPHRQRPPPLDWLALRQRWPRPRRPRRRLVPPSPPGGNPPNRPLTSASATSRSPLPFRSKASRRNSRRCPSPPGARGTPPSPSRSSRSPLLWCWR, encoded by the coding sequence ATGATTCTCCAGTGCGACCAATGCAATACGAAGTTCAGGCTGGACGATTCCAAGCTGAAGCCGGGCGGCGTGAAGGTCCGCTGCTCCAAGTGCAGGCACGTGTTCGTGGCCGGTGCCGAGCAAAGGGCTGAAGAGTCGGACTTCGATGCGCTTCTTTCCGGACTCGGGGCTCCCACCCCGGCGCAGGCCGCTGCACCTCCATCCGCGCAGGCCGGAGAGGAGGCGTCCCTTCCCGAATCCGGTGCCGAGTCCGCCGCTTCGCAGCAGGACGATGCCTTCGGCTTCGACGTCGCGCCGGAATCCGAGGTGAAAGCTGGCTCAGCTCCCGCAGGCGCGGAAGCAGCCGTCTCAGGCGATTTTGATTTCGGCGATATCAACGTGGAAACCGGTATGCCGGCCGGGCAGGAAGCCCCTTTGCCAGCCGCCGGCGAATTCGGCGAGATCGAATTTAACGAGGAACCTGTCGCGGCCGCCCCCAGGACTCCGGCGGCGCCCGATCTCGATTTCGGGGAGCTGTCGTTCGATGAACCCCCTGCCGCCACAACGGAACCCGCTCCGGCCGCCGCGGATTCTTCCCTCGACTTCGGTGATTTCTCCTTCGAGGAGCCTGCCCCGGCGGGCAAGGAGGAGGCCGCGCCACCCGTAGCCGATGCGATGGCGTTTGGCGAACTCTCCTTCGAGGAATCCGCGCCACAGGCGAAGGAGGAGAGGGGCGCTGCCGCCCAGCCAGCGGAGGACGCCTTCGACTTCGGCGAGTTCTCTTTCGACGAAAACCCGGCTCCGGCCCAGGAAGTTCCCGCTGAAACACCCGCCGTCGACTTCGGTGAATTCTCCTTTGAGGAGACGCCTGCGGCGGCCAAGGAGGAGGCAGCACCGGCCGAAACCGATGCCGTGGAATTCGGTGACTTCTCCTTCGAGGAGCCGGCAGCCTCTCAAAATGAAGAACCGGCCCCTGCCGCTGGCGACTCTTTTGATTTCGGCGATTTCTCCTTCGAGGAGACGACCGCTCCTGCACAGGCACAGTCCTCTGAACCGGAGCCGACATCCTTCTCTTTCACGGAGGAAGCCGTAGCCGCTGCGCCCGTTACTCCCGACTACCAGAACGAGGAGGGGGAGGTGCCGGGCGAAATGGCTGCTCCCGCTCGCCAGGGGGGGGAGCAGGGGGTGCACCCCCCAGGGACGAGGAATTCAGCTTCGGCGATTTCTCCTTCTCGGAAACGCCCACGTCGCCTCCCTCCGGCCACGAGGATGCCGCACCGGCAGCGGCCGCCGCCGCTGGACTGGCTGGCGCTGCGGCAGCGGTGGCCGCGTCCCAGGCGACCGAGGCGCCGTCTGGTGCCGCCGAGCCCTCCGGGGGGAAACCCACCAAATCGTCCCTTGACTTCAGCTTCGGCGACAAGTCGTTCGCCGCTGCCGTTCCGGAGCAAGGCTTCGAGGAGGAACTCCCGCCGTTGTCCATCTCCTCCCGGCGCAAGGGGCACTCCGCCCTCACCGTCGCGATCGTCGCGATCTCCGCTATTGTGGTGCTGGCGCTGA
- a CDS encoding DUF3426 domain-containing protein: MSISSRRKGHSALTVAIVAISAIVVLALSGAGLYLMQSGPEAMKKLDKFGIGFVAKWLGMEVPEEGRITIKNALASFHQNKEAGELFVVNGEAVNSFRKARASIQVKVSIFDKGGKVLLQKTAFCGNRLSAEQLSTLPMAKIESIMNNQFGDSLSNLGVKPDQSIGFVVAIANVPKEAADFGVEVVGSTVATGQ; encoded by the coding sequence TTGTCCATCTCCTCCCGGCGCAAGGGGCACTCCGCCCTCACCGTCGCGATCGTCGCGATCTCCGCTATTGTGGTGCTGGCGCTGAGCGGCGCCGGATTGTACCTCATGCAAAGCGGCCCCGAGGCGATGAAAAAGCTCGACAAGTTCGGCATCGGTTTCGTCGCCAAGTGGTTAGGCATGGAGGTCCCGGAGGAGGGGCGCATCACCATCAAGAACGCCCTCGCCTCGTTCCATCAGAACAAGGAGGCGGGCGAGCTGTTCGTTGTGAACGGCGAGGCGGTCAACTCATTCCGCAAGGCGCGCGCCTCGATCCAGGTGAAGGTGAGCATCTTCGACAAGGGTGGCAAGGTACTGCTGCAAAAGACCGCCTTTTGCGGCAACCGCCTCTCGGCGGAACAGCTGAGCACGCTCCCCATGGCCAAGATCGAGTCCATCATGAACAACCAGTTCGGCGACTCTCTCTCCAACCTGGGCGTCAAACCCGACCAGTCCATAGGCTTCGTGGTGGCTATCGCCAACGTGCCGAAGGAGGCGGCTGATTTCGGCGTCGAGGTGGTGGGGTCAACGGTGGCCACCGGGCAGTAA
- a CDS encoding N-acetylmuramoyl-L-alanine amidase, producing MKRREFVKYMGLAAPYYRWLACRALAAQGSLLLSPLWSGSAQAAPGAPLVPVTELKHWSTPDYTRVSITLDQEVRFEHHKLPNRLYLDLQGTHLNPGVRDLSIGDGLLKSVRIAQFAASTVRVVLDLDSIKEYKVFTFSEPYRIIVDVKGDRRQEISASREVIETAPPEPKSVERVNPAEKAKPAEKGKPAKFKPGRIRRIVIDPGHGGHDPGAVSPSGTREKDIVLQIGLDLAQKIREELGIDAVMTRSTDVFIELQERTAIANKVGADLFVSIHANASLNRGANGIETYYLNLAKTEKVAQLAAKENGTSLEKVSTLQAVLFDLMANYKLNDSAHLADEVQKALYRKAQTGYPTVKNLGVKQGPFYVLVGATMPSILVETAFLSNERDEQKLKDPHYQALTADGILAGIKGYITALNKG from the coding sequence ATGAAGCGCAGGGAATTCGTCAAATACATGGGGCTCGCGGCCCCCTACTACCGCTGGCTCGCCTGCCGGGCGCTTGCCGCCCAAGGGTCGCTGCTGCTCTCGCCTTTGTGGTCCGGCTCCGCTCAGGCCGCCCCCGGCGCTCCGCTGGTGCCGGTCACCGAGCTTAAGCACTGGTCCACCCCGGATTACACCAGGGTATCCATAACCCTGGACCAGGAGGTGCGCTTCGAGCACCACAAGCTCCCCAACCGGCTCTATCTCGACCTGCAGGGAACGCACCTCAACCCCGGGGTCAGGGACCTCAGCATCGGCGACGGTCTGTTGAAGAGCGTGCGCATCGCCCAGTTCGCCGCCTCCACGGTGCGCGTGGTGCTCGACCTGGACAGCATCAAGGAATACAAGGTCTTCACCTTCTCCGAGCCGTACCGCATCATCGTGGATGTGAAAGGGGACCGCAGGCAGGAGATTTCGGCGTCCAGGGAGGTCATCGAGACCGCCCCCCCCGAGCCGAAGAGCGTGGAAAGGGTGAACCCTGCGGAGAAAGCCAAGCCCGCCGAGAAAGGTAAGCCGGCGAAGTTCAAGCCGGGACGGATCCGCAGGATCGTGATCGACCCGGGGCACGGCGGGCACGATCCGGGCGCGGTGAGCCCCTCCGGAACCAGGGAAAAGGACATCGTGCTGCAGATCGGCCTGGACCTGGCCCAGAAGATACGGGAGGAACTCGGGATCGACGCGGTGATGACCCGCTCCACCGACGTGTTCATCGAGCTGCAGGAGCGGACCGCCATAGCCAACAAGGTCGGCGCCGACCTCTTCGTCTCGATCCACGCCAACGCCTCCTTGAACCGGGGGGCCAACGGCATCGAGACCTATTATCTCAACCTGGCGAAAACCGAGAAGGTGGCCCAGCTCGCGGCCAAGGAGAACGGAACCTCGCTGGAGAAGGTCAGCACGCTGCAGGCCGTCCTCTTCGACCTGATGGCCAACTACAAACTAAACGACTCGGCGCACCTGGCCGACGAAGTGCAAAAGGCGCTCTACAGGAAGGCCCAGACCGGCTACCCGACGGTGAAGAACCTCGGTGTGAAGCAGGGCCCCTTCTACGTCCTCGTAGGCGCCACCATGCCGAGCATCCTGGTGGAGACCGCGTTCCTGAGCAACGAGCGGGACGAACAGAAGCTCAAGGACCCGCACTACCAGGCTCTCACCGCCGACGGCATCCTTGCCGGGATCAAGGGATACATCACCGCCCTCAACAAGGGGTGA